TGCCGCATACGAGTCCTATCTGAAGCAGGCTGCACGGCTGGTGTCTGAAGATGCTCCCGCTGACTGGCTTTTCAACTATCGGGTAACGACCGCATATCGCAAAAGCGTCACAGGTTTCCCTCTGAATCTGAACCAGTCCCTGCTGCCATTGTGGAACGTTCAGAACAAGGCATAGGGAACGCTTGAGACTATGAGATTTCTGCTTCGGCGTTCGGCTCTGCTGCTGGCAGCCCTGTTTGGCATGTCGGTGCTGATCTTCATTGCCTTGCGGGTTCTGCCGGGCGATGTGGCATCGGTTATGGCAGGGCTGAACGCCACGCCCGCCCGCGTTGCCGCATTGCGACAGGAGCTGGGGCTGAACCGGTCATATCTGCAGCAATATGTCGATTGGTCCGGCAATGTCATCCACGGAAACCTCGGGGTTTCCGTGCTGACCGGGCGTGACGTCGGCGCGCAGATACTGTCGCGCGTGCAGATAACCTTTCCCTTGATTCTGCTTGGGCTGTTTCTGGCATGTCTGTTTGGCATACCGCTTGGCTGCGCTTCCATACTTGCGCCTCACGCAGGAGTTCGGCAGGGCTTGCACATGCTTGCGCTGGTCGGCGGTGCACTGCCGGCCCTGTGGGGTGCGATGCTGTTCATCATGCTGTTTGCGAAGGGTTCGGGACTGATCAAGATCTTTCCCTCCCAGGGTTTCCCAGACGAAGGTTGGAAACAGCCCGTGTCTGCCTGTGCCTCGTTGGTGCTTCCCGCTCTGACGGTCGGCATCATTGTGGGTGCCAGCATCATGCGCTACACGCGTTCCGCGCTGCAGGAGATGCTGGCATCCGAATTCGTCGATATGGGCATGGCCTGTGGCATGACACGCGTTCAGGCGGTGCTGCGAATCGGTCTGCGCATAGTGTCTCCCCAGCTGGTTTCCGTCATTGGCATGACCTTCGCAGAGATGATAACGGGAGTCATGGTGATTGAGAACCTCTTCGCCTTGCCCGGCATCGGTTCGATGCTGGTCACTGACGTTGGCAATCGTGACCTGCTGACGGTGCAG
This Bifidobacterium sp. WK041_4_12 DNA region includes the following protein-coding sequences:
- a CDS encoding ABC transporter permease gives rise to the protein MRFLLRRSALLLAALFGMSVLIFIALRVLPGDVASVMAGLNATPARVAALRQELGLNRSYLQQYVDWSGNVIHGNLGVSVLTGRDVGAQILSRVQITFPLILLGLFLACLFGIPLGCASILAPHAGVRQGLHMLALVGGALPALWGAMLFIMLFAKGSGLIKIFPSQGFPDEGWKQPVSACASLVLPALTVGIIVGASIMRYTRSALQEMLASEFVDMGMACGMTRVQAVLRIGLRIVSPQLVSVIGMTFAEMITGVMVIENLFALPGIGSMLVTDVGNRDLLTVQSELFVLAAFFLCIGFAVDVVHRILDPRLKGAALLASAEGMQ